The proteins below are encoded in one region of Vanessa tameamea isolate UH-Manoa-2023 chromosome Z, ilVanTame1 primary haplotype, whole genome shotgun sequence:
- the LOC113403507 gene encoding uncharacterized protein LOC113403507 isoform X2 yields MSKNIVFEGWLTKSPPSKRIWRTKWRRRWFALRQSGELPGQYFLDYYADRNCRRLKGTINLDFCEQVDAGLHMERTNQGAPDPKLRGSVFTIQTQTRTYHLEADCESEMEKWVDAICSVCGLRATDEMPSFSGIYQNHAVAVDNHPHARSRSNSNFATPAVNGQASSSPAVNNVHYSAVATNDQHNSLVSNDQEIAIALANDQYDCGESTGPYIPISECITGVRAPDTQRAFTFDPKNIVTSTKTFDKSDASNKFKTYSYHGTPQIRINNVAVESENDSNSEDECRSLNASQYNIGPPVPPRPPKTFSLNKDLAHRESFHGPKVQEPIEFQENTSPFPWICLPRQTHHNTAPSSPGRSVISHCVRTTDDEDDAAMGHSMQYCNLSTLPPAVDRALKPRHSSHSIGNMYNFSGLGICDESKPDVLQYLDLDLHTSTPPSSNSQDFKKLSIIHGKSHSSADADSAYKTVDFLKTEAFNITRQDAEASRSVQQ; encoded by the exons atgtctaaaaacATTGTGTTCGAGGGTTGGCTTACGAAATCACCACCTTCGAAACGTATTTGGAGAact AAATGGCGGAGAAGGTGGTTTGCCTTGCGACAGTCGGGTGAGCTCCCAGGGCAATATTTCCTAGATTATTATGCCGACCGTAATTGCAGACGGCTCAAGGGTACGATCAACTTAGATTTCTGTGAGCAG GTGGATGCTGGATTGCATATGGAACGTACAAATCAAGGAGCACCAGACCCAAAGCTACGTGGCTCTGTATTCACAATTCAAACGCAAACACGAACATACCATCTTGAAGCTGATTGTGAATCCGAAATGGAAAAATGGGTCGATGCAATCTGTAGTGTATGTGGTTTACGTGCAACTGATGAAATGCCAAGTTTCTCTg gCATATACCAAAACCATGCAGTGGCTGTAGACAATCACCCGCATGCAAGGTCAAGAAGTAATTCAAATTTTGCAACACCCGCTGTTAATGGTCAGGCTAGCTCATCACCTGCTGTAAATAATGTTCACTACAGTGCCGTAGCCACGAATGACCAACATAATTCCTTGGTATCTAATGATCAAGAAATTGCCATTGCCCTCGCAAATGATCAATATGATTGTGGTGAAAGCACTGGACCATATATACCAATATCGGAATGCATTACAGGTGTTCGGGCTCcg gatacTCAAAGAGCATTCACATTTGAtcctaaaaatattgtaaccagCACAAAGACCTTTGATAAGTCTGACGCTAGCAACAAATTCAAAACATATTCGTATCACGGCACACCTCAGATACGCATTAACAATGTTGCAGTTGAATCGGAAAACGATTCTAACAGTGAGGACGAATGTAGATCACTGAACGCTAGTCAATATAACATAG GACCGCCGGTACCTCCGCGTCCACCGAAAACGTTCTCATTGAACAAAGATTTAGCGCATCGTGAATCTTTCCATGGACCGAAAGTTCAAGAACCAATCGAATTTCAAGAAAATACT TCTCCATTCCCCTGGATTTGCTTGCCACGTCAAACGCACCACAACACGGCGCCGTCGTCTCCCGGCCGTTCCGTCATCAGCCACTGCGTCCGGACCAcggatgatgaagatgatgccGCTATGGGACAT TCAATGCAGTACTGTAATCTTTCGACGCTACCGCCGGCTGTCGATAGGGCGTTAAAACCTCGTCATTCAAGTCACAGCATCGGCAATATGTACAACTTCTCTGGATtg GGAATATGTGACGAATCGAAACCGGACGTATTGCAGTATTTAGATCTCGATCTTCATACGTCTACACCTCCTTCGTCTAAT tCGCAAGACTTCAAGAAATTAAGCATTATACACGGAAAATCGCATTCCTCTGCTGATGCGGATTCTGCGTATAAAACCGTGGACTTCTTGAAGACAGAGGCGTTCAACATCACACGTCAGGATGCTGAAGCTTCTCGGAGCGTGCAACAATGA
- the LOC113403507 gene encoding GRB2-associated-binding protein 1 isoform X1 — MSKNIVFEGWLTKSPPSKRIWRTKWRRRWFALRQSGELPGQYFLDYYADRNCRRLKGTINLDFCEQVDAGLHMERTNQGAPDPKLRGSVFTIQTQTRTYHLEADCESEMEKWVDAICSVCGLRATDEMPSFSGIYQNHAVAVDNHPHARSRSNSNFATPAVNGQASSSPAVNNVHYSAVATNDQHNSLVSNDQEIAIALANDQYDCGESTGPYIPISECITGVRAPDTQRAFTFDPKNIVTSTKTFDKSDASNKFKTYSYHGTPQIRINNVAVESENDSNSEDECRSLNASQYNIGEVTVAKSFTRLNINSQRNNGTGDDGPPVPPRPPKTFSLNKDLAHRESFHGPKVQEPIEFQENTSPFPWICLPRQTHHNTAPSSPGRSVISHCVRTTDDEDDAAMGHSMQYCNLSTLPPAVDRALKPRHSSHSIGNMYNFSGLGICDESKPDVLQYLDLDLHTSTPPSSNSQDFKKLSIIHGKSHSSADADSAYKTVDFLKTEAFNITRQDAEASRSVQQ; from the exons atgtctaaaaacATTGTGTTCGAGGGTTGGCTTACGAAATCACCACCTTCGAAACGTATTTGGAGAact AAATGGCGGAGAAGGTGGTTTGCCTTGCGACAGTCGGGTGAGCTCCCAGGGCAATATTTCCTAGATTATTATGCCGACCGTAATTGCAGACGGCTCAAGGGTACGATCAACTTAGATTTCTGTGAGCAG GTGGATGCTGGATTGCATATGGAACGTACAAATCAAGGAGCACCAGACCCAAAGCTACGTGGCTCTGTATTCACAATTCAAACGCAAACACGAACATACCATCTTGAAGCTGATTGTGAATCCGAAATGGAAAAATGGGTCGATGCAATCTGTAGTGTATGTGGTTTACGTGCAACTGATGAAATGCCAAGTTTCTCTg gCATATACCAAAACCATGCAGTGGCTGTAGACAATCACCCGCATGCAAGGTCAAGAAGTAATTCAAATTTTGCAACACCCGCTGTTAATGGTCAGGCTAGCTCATCACCTGCTGTAAATAATGTTCACTACAGTGCCGTAGCCACGAATGACCAACATAATTCCTTGGTATCTAATGATCAAGAAATTGCCATTGCCCTCGCAAATGATCAATATGATTGTGGTGAAAGCACTGGACCATATATACCAATATCGGAATGCATTACAGGTGTTCGGGCTCcg gatacTCAAAGAGCATTCACATTTGAtcctaaaaatattgtaaccagCACAAAGACCTTTGATAAGTCTGACGCTAGCAACAAATTCAAAACATATTCGTATCACGGCACACCTCAGATACGCATTAACAATGTTGCAGTTGAATCGGAAAACGATTCTAACAGTGAGGACGAATGTAGATCACTGAACGCTAGTCAATATAACATAG GAGAGGTAACGGTGGCGAAAAGTTTCACAAGGTTGAACATAAATTCACAACGCAATAATGGAACTGGTGATGATG GACCGCCGGTACCTCCGCGTCCACCGAAAACGTTCTCATTGAACAAAGATTTAGCGCATCGTGAATCTTTCCATGGACCGAAAGTTCAAGAACCAATCGAATTTCAAGAAAATACT TCTCCATTCCCCTGGATTTGCTTGCCACGTCAAACGCACCACAACACGGCGCCGTCGTCTCCCGGCCGTTCCGTCATCAGCCACTGCGTCCGGACCAcggatgatgaagatgatgccGCTATGGGACAT TCAATGCAGTACTGTAATCTTTCGACGCTACCGCCGGCTGTCGATAGGGCGTTAAAACCTCGTCATTCAAGTCACAGCATCGGCAATATGTACAACTTCTCTGGATtg GGAATATGTGACGAATCGAAACCGGACGTATTGCAGTATTTAGATCTCGATCTTCATACGTCTACACCTCCTTCGTCTAAT tCGCAAGACTTCAAGAAATTAAGCATTATACACGGAAAATCGCATTCCTCTGCTGATGCGGATTCTGCGTATAAAACCGTGGACTTCTTGAAGACAGAGGCGTTCAACATCACACGTCAGGATGCTGAAGCTTCTCGGAGCGTGCAACAATGA
- the LOC113403327 gene encoding uncharacterized protein LOC113403327, with amino-acid sequence MSHPSCPRSNVSKFKAYHPEKYVIDDVSPTLCTDESLTPNQPPSLTQRTIGKFLQPLTRELVEIPPRPTIDELPDAVIENMVKKDKAFWVDKPGANAYNLHDAYYNYGMTSEKESTPHQDVFPHSYQYDLDCVKYRRKHACDGLKQAQGVQKQAAAYCRECDKKIDIKIAPSPASTSGSTQKRWRYYPDLTKTLSSKEIRELMMNEVGRPFKNEACNWYNQNYPSVKYDCIIRKFSK; translated from the exons ATGTCACATCCAAGTTGTCCTCGCAGCAATGTATCGAAGTTTAAAGCTTATCATCCAGAAAA ATATGTTATTGATGATGTTTCACCAACCTTGTGTACTGATGAGAGCTTGACTCCGAACCAACCTCCGTCGTTGACTCAGCGCACCATCGGAAAATTTCTGCAGCCTTTAACTAGAGAACTGGTAGAGATACCACcaag accaACCATAGACGAGCTGCCCGATGCAGTAATTGAAAATATGGTAAAGAAAGACAAAGCATTTTGGGTTGATAAACCTGGTGCCAATGCATACAATCTTCACGATGCCTATTACAATTATGGTATGACCAGTGAAAAGGAGTCGACTC ctCATCAGGACGTCTTTCCTCATTCTTATCAGTATGACCTTGACTGCGTTAAGTATAGACGTAAGCACGCTTGTGATGGATTGAAGCAGGCACAGGGAGTACAG AAGCAAGCCGCTGCATATTGTCGGGAATGTGATAAAAAGATTGACATTAAAATAGCACCATCTCCAGCGTCCACTTCAGGCTCAACGCAGAAGCGATGGAGATATTATCCAGACCTGACGAAAACATTATCATCTAAGGAAATTCGAGAGCTGATGATGAATGA GGTTGGCAGACCGTTTAAGAATGAAGCTTGTAATTGGTACAATCAAAATTATCCCTCAGTAAAATATGATTGTATAATACgtaaattttctaaataa
- the LOC113403318 gene encoding uncharacterized protein LOC113403318 — MTKQNDGLFLLEVLIDKIIFIKSPCFSDKDFRTCINIKCPGVEPLEICDDEPGVCLVKNTGPFIKSFNNGKSCLFSLNESEITTAMTKYPINVCVYKSLPCGCLPTKIIMGECEIDLTKEFVEARKTFLEDPTTVSYQALKDSFRIVGPDGSETGEIVMFLRISCFGKLIITRFQGPGGPPSLAAGKNSAIVDRSCTPTREFQSIQDPCACGAARGNINSGVAGSAGAPCNVGGGSGICPPAKDPYNSMPCTDLDDPCYCSGPKPQPKQPMVCRNTDQYCLHVPKGNLQNMLEQTKEVGEFSSRKIKSIIYDFEVFSKQSFSSNSTNNASVKTKISETHTDIFFNNVKSTWKSWGSLKDLKETALFGVKDTSVYMSLSHNYGRLQTLGTQATASINKSFQVSEEWNTSFKSETETTSNYCSTCSLSTVPFRKYRDRVSGNLLHPEIYFFGRKKERSDKTGMGSKESYAKLHKTSQTSGTAVKSGSKSSVQSSSNTSIKRRNSSAVKSKFTPKTSKGATTASCNSKSVTIKDEKSQKPCPALGGTTKGDMTATVSHIKIGPKETCPVHGNDPCQGPKCVLASSGKEQGLVKVTNINNPRKGVFEIVIRKLTGAPLAKNELMLEWTPPPSRTAPCNVPCPISYIPSRSCRHSKCKLIVCRPSPCRPKCSRKKPCGQTSCRILPCKSCCKSTCCGSPCRPCKPCPPQPPSCCPVSPCSQCVQPCKTPCAIPCKSSPCLKPCPIGRKRPRKSRSQPKIKSHRKKLSPCYNRVKACPVVRCRSIPGPCTMYCGIPPFCLPRSCSKALPCKFPSLECSLKSCSSCCG, encoded by the exons ATGACGAAACAGAACGATGGACTTTTCCTCTTAGAGGTccttattgataaaataattttcattaaaagtccATGTTTTTCTGATAAGGATTTTAGGACATGTATTAATATCAAATGTCCGGGAGTTGAACCACTAGAGATCTGTGACGACGAACCAGGAGTTTGCTTAGTGAAGAATACCGGCCCATTTATCAAATCCTTTAACAATGGGAAATCATGCCTTTTTTCTCTAAATGAATCTGAAATCACTACTGCTATGACTAAATATCCCATAAATGTTTGTGTGTACAAGTCTCTCCCGTGTGGATGTTTGccgacaaaaataataatggggGAATGTGAAATTGATTTGACAAAAGAATTTGTTGAAGCACGCAAAACTTTTTTGGAAGATCCAACCACTGTCAGCTACCAAGCTCTTAAAGATTCATTTCGAATCGTTGGACCTGATGGTTCTGAGACCGGAGAAATCGTAATGTTTTTACGTATATCCTGTTttggaaaattaattattactagatTTCAGGGCCCGGGTGGCCCACCAAGTTTAGCAGCCGGTAAAAATTCAGCAATCGTAGACAGATCATGCACTCCTACAAGAGAATTTCAAAGCATCCAAGATCCATGCGCGTGCGGAGCAGCACGAGGCAATATTAATAGTGGAGTTGCAGGTAGCGCAGGAGCACCCTGTAATGTTGGTGGAGGAAGTGGTATATGCCCACCAG CTAAAGACCCTTATAATAGTATGCCGTGTACGGACCTTGACGACCCTTGTTACTGTTCTGGACCTAAACCGCAACCAAAACAACCGATGGTTTGCAGAAATACTGATCAATATTGTTTACACGTACCTAAAG GTAATCTACAAAACATGCTGGAACAGACAAAGGAAGTCGGCGAGTTTTCATCGAggaaaataaaatctatcattTATGATTTTGAAGTTTTCAGTAAACAATCTTTTTCATCAAACTCGACAAATAATGCTTCGGTGAAAACTAAAATATCTGAAACGcatactgatatattttttaacaacgtTAAAAGTACTTGGAAATCGTGGGGTTCTTTAAAGGATCTAAAGGAGACTGCCTTATTTGGAGTAAAAGACACGTCTGTTTACATGTCTCTTTCTCATAATTATGGCCGTCTTCAAACATTAGGTACACAAGCTACCGCTTCcattaataaatcttttcaaGTTTCTGAAGAATGGAACACATCATTTAAAAGCGAGACTGAGACTACTTCAAATTACTGTTCAACCTGCTCATTATCGACTGTTCCTTTTCGTAAATATAGAGATCGAGTATCTGGAAATTTACTTcatcctgaaatttatttttttggaaggAAGAAAGAACGCTCTGATAAAACGGGGATGGGATCAAAGGAGTCCTACgcaaaattacataaaacaagTCAGACTTCAGGTACTGCTGTAAAGAGTGGTTCAAAATCAAGTGTTCAATCCAGTTCAAATACTAGTATTAAAAGGCGTAATAGTTCTGCCGTAAAGTCTAAGTTCACACCAAAAACTTCAAAAGGAGCAACAACCGCTTCATGTAATTCTAAGTCCGTTACAATAAAAGACGAAAAATCTCAAAAACCTTGTCCAGCATTGGGAGGAACTACAAAGGGGGATATGACGGCTACTGTTTCGCATATAAAAATTGGACCTAAAGAAACATGTCCCGTGCATGGAAATGATCCTTGTCAAGGTCCTAAGTGTGTATTGGCTTCTTCGGGAAAAGAACAGGGATTAGTGAAggttactaatataaataatcctaGGAAAGGTGTCTTTGAAATCGTCATTCGAAAACTTACAGGGGCACCTTTagcaaaaaatgaattaatgcTAGAATGGACGCCGCCGCCGTCTCGTACAGCGCCGTGTAATGTGCCTTGTCCAATATCTTATATCCCATCTCGATCTTGTCGCCATTCAAAATGCAAATTAATAGTATGCCGACCTTCACCCTGTAGACCTAAATGTTCCAGAAAAAAGCCATGTGGACAGACAAGTTGTCGAATACTTCCATGTAAAAGTTGTTGCAAATCTACATGCTGTGGGAGCCCCTGTCGCCCGTGTAAGCCATGTCCTCCACAACCACCATCGTGTTGTCCAGTCTCACCGTGTAGTCAATGCGTTCAACCTTGTAAGACGCCTTGTGCTATACCTTGCAAAAGTTCACCATGCTTGAAACCTTGCCCGATTGGGCGTAAACGTCCCCGTAAATCACGAAGTCAGCCAAAGATTAAATCTCATCGTAAGAAACTTTCTCCCTGTTATAATCGTGTAAAGGCCTGTCCTGTTGTTCGATGTCGCAGTATACCTGGGCCGTGTACTATGTACTGTGGTATTCCTCCATTTTGCTTACCACGAAGCTGCAGTAAAGCTCTTCCCTGTAAATTCCCGAGTCTAGAATGTTCTTTAAAGAGCTGTTCTTCCTGTTgtggctaa